Proteins from a single region of Macrotis lagotis isolate mMagLag1 chromosome 2, bilby.v1.9.chrom.fasta, whole genome shotgun sequence:
- the PDE6G gene encoding retinal rod rhodopsin-sensitive cGMP 3',5'-cyclic phosphodiesterase subunit gamma, translating into MNLEPPKPEIRSATRVVGGPVTPRKGPPKFKQRQTRQFKSKPPKKGVQGFGDDIPGMEGLGTDITVICPWEAFNHLELHELAQYGII; encoded by the exons ATGAACCTGGAGCCACCCAAGCCTGAGATCAGATCAGCCACCAGAGTGGTTGGAGGACCAGTTACCCCTAGGAAAGGACCACCCAAATTTAAGCAGCGGCAAACCCGTCAGTTCAAGAGCAAGCCCCCCAAGAAAGGAGTACAAGG TTTTGGTGATGACATTCCTGGAATGGAGGGCTTGGGAACAG aTATCACTGTCATCTGTCCCTGGGAAGCCTTCAACCATTTGGAGCTGCATGAGTTGGCCCAGTATGGCATCATTTAG